A genomic stretch from uncultured Methanobrevibacter sp. includes:
- a CDS encoding winged helix-turn-helix domain-containing protein, translating to MDDEMLKLMARINISSYRLKTVKSLKEGDKIPSQIAKDVDIRINHISGILKELKELGVVVCLNEEDKRNRVYRLTPTGRQIADYLD from the coding sequence ATGGATGATGAAATGCTAAAATTAATGGCTCGGATTAATATTTCTTCTTATAGATTAAAAACTGTAAAGTCATTAAAAGAGGGGGATAAAATTCCTTCACAAATTGCTAAAGATGTTGATATTCGTATTAATCATATTTCTGGTATACTTAAGGAATTAAAAGAGTTGGGTGTTGTTGTTTGTCTTAATGAAGAAGACAAAAGAAATAGAGTTTATCGATTGACTCCAACAGGTCGACAAATAGCTGATTATTTGGATTAA
- a CDS encoding MotA/TolQ/ExbB proton channel family protein, giving the protein MALNIPGGEFLTGSLDVISQSLTIPVLVILLIIVIITIISLGGVIAEYTSRRKVPVGTIRDLIYDINAAGSVEELKNIISDAKIPKSQKKVLTEIASSEALGNTSREALARKLFEFEEEKTLDNLQKTDIITRIGPTLGLMGTLIPMGPGLAALGAGDINTLASSLTVAFNTTIVGIGSGALCYVLGKIRSGWYDRYLSDLDALIDAVLDYMNK; this is encoded by the coding sequence ATGGCTTTAAATATTCCTGGTGGAGAATTTTTAACAGGTTCTCTTGATGTAATCTCACAGAGCTTGACCATTCCAGTATTGGTTATTTTGCTTATAATTGTGATTATTACAATTATCTCTTTAGGTGGAGTGATTGCTGAGTATACTTCAAGAAGAAAGGTTCCTGTAGGAACTATCAGAGATTTGATTTATGATATTAATGCTGCAGGTTCTGTTGAAGAGCTTAAAAACATTATTTCAGATGCTAAAATACCAAAATCTCAGAAAAAGGTTTTAACAGAAATTGCATCTTCCGAAGCATTGGGCAATACTTCAAGAGAAGCTTTAGCACGTAAACTATTTGAATTTGAAGAAGAGAAAACTTTAGATAATCTACAGAAAACAGACATTATTACTCGTATCGGACCGACTTTAGGGTTAATGGGTACTTTAATCCCTATGGGTCCTGGACTTGCGGCTTTAGGTGCCGGTGACATTAACACCCTTGCAAGTTCCCTTACAGTTGCATTCAACACAACAATCGTAGGTATCGGTTCCGGTGCATTATGTTATGTATTAGGTAAAATCAGATCTGGTTGGTATGACAGATACTTATCTGATTTGGATGCATTGATTGATGCAGTTCTTGATTATATGAATAAATAG
- a CDS encoding transcription factor S, translating to MEFCPDCGAMLMPSKGKVKCRCGYEKSLTNDDIEEQYHMEGEKNPEMKVVVTDKNNVALPTTTITCYKCGGTKGYWWTVQTRSADEAPTNFIRCANCGNTWRSSN from the coding sequence ATGGAATTTTGTCCTGATTGTGGTGCAATGTTAATGCCCAGTAAAGGAAAGGTTAAATGTAGATGCGGATATGAAAAGTCACTGACAAATGATGATATTGAGGAGCAGTATCATATGGAAGGTGAAAAGAATCCTGAAATGAAAGTGGTGGTTACGGATAAAAACAATGTTGCCCTTCCGACAACTACAATAACCTGCTATAAGTGTGGTGGAACTAAAGGTTATTGGTGGACTGTACAGACAAGGTCTGCTGATGAGGCTCCAACTAATTTCATTCGTTGTGCCAATTGTGGAAACACTTGGAGAAGTTCTAACTAG
- the nudC gene encoding NAD(+) diphosphatase, with translation MIEKSLYENYQISFSDNLKPDFEDYLFVFNENRELFLTPKKELPKTLDEFDIEFCLFIGKYNSKNCFVVNADFKNGYDLREVYEFNHDLYHIAGKAVLVRDWYISHRFCGRCGTKTQLDEKDMMLKCPSCGQVHYPRIAPAIIVAIRKDDELLMAKHSYHDNIRYALIAGFVEPGESIEEAVHREVLEEVGIKIKNLKYQRSQSWPFPNSLMLAFTAEYESGDIKVDGDEILKANWFKKDEIIRYNSDISISDWLIQDFIDKKY, from the coding sequence ATGATTGAAAAATCCCTTTATGAAAATTACCAAATCAGTTTCAGCGATAATCTTAAACCGGACTTCGAAGATTACCTGTTTGTTTTTAATGAAAACAGAGAATTATTTTTAACACCAAAAAAAGAATTGCCAAAAACGCTTGATGAATTTGACATTGAATTCTGTTTGTTTATTGGAAAATATAACTCCAAAAATTGTTTTGTAGTTAATGCAGATTTTAAAAATGGTTACGACTTAAGAGAAGTTTATGAATTCAATCATGACCTTTATCATATTGCGGGAAAAGCTGTACTGGTCAGAGATTGGTATATATCACACAGGTTTTGTGGAAGATGCGGAACAAAAACACAATTAGATGAAAAGGACATGATGTTAAAATGCCCAAGTTGTGGTCAAGTGCACTATCCTCGCATCGCTCCTGCAATTATTGTAGCCATCAGAAAGGATGATGAATTGCTGATGGCCAAACACAGCTACCATGACAATATCCGATATGCCTTGATAGCAGGCTTTGTAGAACCCGGCGAAAGCATTGAAGAAGCAGTTCACAGAGAAGTTCTAGAGGAAGTAGGCATCAAAATCAAAAACCTGAAGTATCAGCGCAGCCAATCATGGCCATTTCCAAATTCATTGATGCTGGCATTTACCGCAGAATACGAATCCGGAGACATCAAGGTAGACGGCGATGAAATACTTAAGGCCAACTGGTTTAAAAAAGATGAAATAATCAGATACAACTCAGACATCAGCATTTCAGACTGGTTGATTCAAGATTTCATAGACAAAAAATATTAA
- a CDS encoding IS5 family transposase: MKQENTYPPVSCLFSKQLNLSDFGFEKPALKKIKEINKEIRPNKLLKFIKYTFNYSKIVLIKYSSHFSKHDFTQPALFTLLAVKIYTRSTYRQITDLLELSDKIQKYLHLKKVPHYTTLQKFFQRLPTSTLQELNKLILQNHQITGEIIALDGSGFTNDYADKYYAIIRRKERKSYVKNHISIDVDTRLILHFAAQRGPRFDTRFAIAAIRNIKKYNPKYILADRAYDTEPIRKCINEEAKAEDQIPLKTRAKNGHYRLKSKKQFKQEIYSRRNNVESIFSVIKRIFNGTNRSRTLQLSNKETKLKNTIYNIYRSTQIQ; this comes from the coding sequence ATGAAGCAAGAAAATACCTATCCTCCAGTTAGTTGTTTGTTTTCAAAGCAATTAAATCTTTCGGATTTTGGTTTTGAAAAGCCAGCACTCAAAAAAATTAAAGAAATTAACAAAGAGATAAGACCAAACAAACTGTTAAAATTCATTAAATATACATTTAATTACTCAAAAATCGTGTTAATCAAGTATTCAAGCCATTTTTCAAAGCATGATTTCACACAACCTGCATTATTCACACTTTTAGCTGTGAAAATCTACACCAGAAGTACATACAGACAAATAACTGATTTATTAGAACTTTCTGATAAAATACAGAAATATTTGCACTTAAAAAAGGTACCACACTACACAACACTCCAAAAATTCTTTCAAAGACTACCAACATCAACATTACAAGAATTAAACAAATTAATATTGCAAAATCATCAAATAACTGGCGAAATAATTGCCTTAGATGGAAGTGGCTTCACAAATGACTACGCAGACAAATATTACGCAATAATAAGGCGAAAAGAAAGAAAAAGCTACGTAAAAAACCATATTTCAATCGACGTAGATACAAGATTAATACTCCATTTCGCAGCCCAAAGAGGCCCAAGATTCGACACACGATTTGCAATCGCAGCAATAAGAAATATAAAAAAATATAACCCAAAATACATACTAGCCGACAGAGCATACGACACAGAACCCATCAGAAAATGCATAAACGAAGAAGCCAAAGCAGAAGATCAAATACCATTAAAAACCAGAGCAAAAAACGGACACTATAGACTAAAAAGTAAAAAACAATTCAAACAAGAAATATACTCAAGAAGAAACAATGTAGAATCAATATTCAGCGTGATAAAAAGAATATTTAACGGAACAAATCGAAGCAGAACCCTACAACTATCAAATAAAGAAACAAAACTCAAAAATACAATTTATAATATTTACAGATCAACTCAAATTCAATAA
- a CDS encoding DUF2162 domain-containing protein, whose product MDMMSVLWQVGIFASVLVFGVKIGLASGLANLSKKLFAIICIAYGGGVVLISAIASLYADQLIQAIYGYNTIFYIIMASIMIIAGLFTIREWKIHDKNTSTATSLAIIAPCPCCFGSIIASVLIVAPTIGVSSLNLSWYAAAALVAVMVVTYLASNTIVRFIRKPYPIVLGNFMLLLGAYFLLSAIVIPNIAGALTKTVSPISISSPQDILMVILAFAILIVGGMVLTKRGRSLLE is encoded by the coding sequence ATGGATATGATGAGTGTTTTGTGGCAAGTTGGTATTTTCGCCTCAGTTCTTGTTTTTGGTGTAAAAATAGGATTGGCGTCAGGTTTGGCTAATTTGTCTAAAAAATTATTTGCAATAATCTGTATTGCATATGGTGGTGGAGTGGTTTTGATTTCTGCTATTGCTTCATTATATGCTGACCAATTAATACAGGCCATCTACGGATATAATACAATTTTTTATATTATCATGGCTTCAATCATGATTATTGCAGGTTTATTTACAATTAGGGAATGGAAAATACATGATAAGAATACATCTACTGCAACTTCTCTAGCTATTATAGCTCCTTGTCCATGCTGTTTTGGTTCAATTATCGCAAGTGTTTTGATTGTTGCACCTACAATTGGTGTCAGCTCACTTAATTTGAGTTGGTATGCGGCTGCAGCTTTGGTGGCAGTCATGGTTGTAACATATTTGGCATCAAATACAATTGTCAGGTTCATACGCAAACCTTATCCTATTGTATTGGGCAATTTCATGTTGCTTTTAGGAGCATATTTCCTGCTTTCAGCGATTGTAATTCCAAACATTGCAGGAGCTTTGACAAAAACCGTAAGTCCTATTTCAATTAGTTCTCCTCAAGACATACTTATGGTAATATTAGCGTTCGCTATTTTAATTGTTGGAGGTATGGTTTTAACTAAAAGAGGTAGGAGTCTTTTAGAATAA
- a CDS encoding MalY/PatB family protein has protein sequence MKNTENDFKSIIDRQGTNSLKWDYFDDDLPMWVADMDFKVAPAIQNAIQKRASHPIYGYTIVPDELFEAYINWWDKRYDLKMSKNDMLYSIGVMPSISSMIRCLTDVGDEILIQTPVYHVFFYVIEDNNRRVLENQLIYENGEYIIDFDDLDEKLSKVKLMILCNPHNPIGKIWSSEELDKIEKLCKKHDVVLISDEIHCDLTDPHVKYNPFKSSDNVIRCLSPSKSFNIAGFQSSIVQTTNSELLEKIKTQMHIDNSDSCNVFAATAVISAYGNSEDWLEELREELYKNKQIVKGYLAEELPIVKLVDCDATYLLWLDCSALNVPSKVLSGFLRTNQGLFLSAGIDFGVNGDNFLRMNIACPQELLEDGLRRLKMGIIALNTIKGW, from the coding sequence ATGAAAAATACTGAAAATGATTTTAAAAGCATCATTGACAGACAGGGCACAAATTCTCTAAAATGGGATTATTTTGATGATGATTTGCCTATGTGGGTAGCTGACATGGATTTTAAAGTAGCTCCAGCTATCCAAAATGCAATCCAAAAAAGGGCAAGCCATCCGATATATGGCTACACTATAGTTCCGGATGAATTGTTTGAGGCATATATTAATTGGTGGGATAAAAGATATGATTTAAAAATGTCAAAAAATGACATGCTTTACTCAATAGGAGTAATGCCTTCTATATCTTCAATGATTAGGTGCTTAACTGATGTTGGTGATGAAATTTTAATTCAGACCCCGGTTTACCATGTATTTTTCTATGTCATTGAAGATAATAATCGCAGGGTTCTTGAAAATCAGTTGATATATGAAAATGGTGAATACATAATCGATTTTGATGATTTGGATGAAAAATTATCCAAAGTTAAATTAATGATTTTGTGCAATCCTCATAATCCTATTGGTAAGATATGGTCATCTGAGGAATTGGATAAGATTGAAAAATTGTGCAAAAAGCATGATGTTGTTTTAATTTCTGATGAAATTCATTGTGATTTGACAGATCCTCATGTTAAATACAATCCGTTTAAATCATCTGATAATGTTATAAGATGTTTATCACCTTCAAAATCATTTAATATTGCGGGTTTTCAAAGTTCCATTGTTCAAACAACAAATTCTGAACTTCTGGAAAAAATAAAAACCCAAATGCATATTGACAATTCTGATTCATGCAATGTATTTGCAGCAACTGCAGTAATTTCAGCATATGGCAATTCTGAGGATTGGCTTGAAGAGCTAAGGGAGGAATTATATAAGAATAAACAGATTGTCAAGGGTTATTTGGCTGAAGAACTGCCGATTGTCAAATTGGTTGACTGTGATGCGACATACCTGTTGTGGCTGGATTGTTCTGCATTGAATGTTCCTTCTAAGGTATTGTCTGGATTTTTAAGAACAAACCAGGGACTATTTTTATCTGCAGGAATAGACTTTGGTGTGAATGGTGACAATTTCTTGAGGATGAATATAGCATGCCCTCAGGAATTATTGGAAGATGGTTTGAGAAGGCTGAAGATGGGCATTATTGCATTGAATACCATTAAAGGATGGTAA
- a CDS encoding DUF2149 domain-containing protein encodes MVRKRSRRRSRRVEEDPMAGTSNLVDAMLVIAVGFLVFVIISWNMQAMIDPSQNIQEQMQQQKTTQVDQGQQLNDTPDTSNSSGQGYTEMGKVYKDPATGKLIMVEG; translated from the coding sequence ATGGTAAGAAAGCGAAGTAGAAGACGATCAAGAAGAGTCGAAGAAGACCCAATGGCAGGTACATCTAACCTTGTGGATGCAATGCTTGTTATTGCAGTTGGCTTTTTAGTTTTTGTTATCATAAGCTGGAACATGCAGGCAATGATTGATCCAAGTCAGAATATTCAAGAACAGATGCAGCAGCAAAAGACTACTCAAGTAGACCAAGGCCAACAGTTAAATGATACTCCAGACACTTCAAACAGTTCTGGTCAAGGTTATACTGAAATGGGTAAAGTCTATAAAGACCCTGCTACGGGTAAGCTGATAATGGTGGAAGGTTAA
- a CDS encoding nitroreductase family protein: MVEFEEIINTRRSIREYHDKEVSDEDILKIIRAGMQAPGSRLGAEPWEFVVVKDKETLARLGEIKPRVTNAPVAIVLVANIERAFYKTVWQQDMGAAAENMLLEAVNLGLGGLWNGVAPEEERMAKIGEIIGIDDISETKPYCIITLGYPAEGWENKFMDKFDKERIHYEKY; encoded by the coding sequence ATGGTAGAATTTGAAGAAATCATTAATACAAGAAGAAGCATTCGTGAATATCATGATAAGGAAGTAAGTGATGAAGATATTTTAAAAATCATCAGGGCTGGAATGCAAGCACCCGGATCAAGATTGGGTGCTGAACCATGGGAATTTGTTGTTGTTAAAGACAAAGAGACTTTGGCAAGGTTAGGTGAAATCAAACCTCGCGTAACAAATGCGCCAGTAGCTATTGTTCTTGTTGCAAATATTGAAAGGGCATTTTATAAAACCGTATGGCAACAGGATATGGGTGCTGCTGCTGAAAATATGTTGCTTGAAGCAGTTAACCTGGGTTTAGGTGGTCTTTGGAATGGAGTTGCACCTGAAGAAGAAAGGATGGCAAAAATTGGTGAGATTATTGGAATTGATGACATTAGCGAAACCAAACCTTATTGTATAATAACATTGGGCTATCCTGCTGAAGGCTGGGAAAACAAATTCATGGATAAATTCGATAAAGAGAGAATTCATTATGAAAAATACTGA
- a CDS encoding acetolactate synthase, translated as MKIQQLSIFLQNRMGSLSKPLEVLSDADVNIRAMCMADTSEFGILRLVVDDPLKGKEALEEKNFLVKITDIIGVEMNDTPGGLTDVLKVIKDNDIDLEYLYAFSHEDGEKAILLLHAEDIDNLISILNDNDIVVVPSKEVYNL; from the coding sequence ATGAAAATCCAACAATTATCAATTTTTTTACAAAACAGAATGGGCAGTTTATCAAAACCCCTAGAAGTACTTTCAGATGCTGATGTTAATATTAGAGCAATGTGCATGGCTGACACTTCAGAATTTGGTATCCTAAGGCTTGTTGTTGATGATCCTCTTAAAGGAAAAGAAGCTCTGGAAGAAAAAAACTTTCTAGTTAAAATTACAGATATCATTGGTGTTGAAATGAATGATACGCCTGGAGGACTTACAGATGTTTTAAAAGTTATTAAAGACAATGACATTGATTTGGAATATCTTTATGCATTTTCTCATGAAGATGGTGAGAAAGCTATTTTATTACTCCATGCAGAAGATATTGACAATTTAATTTCAATCTTAAATGACAATGATATTGTTGTTGTACCATCCAAAGAAGTTTATAATTTATAA
- a CDS encoding ferritin: MVSEKMEKALNGQLNAEVYSGYLYLSMAAYFEDEDLAGFANWMRVQAEEELEHGMKFYDYIIRRGASVTLTAIDGPQTEWDSPLAAFEHVLEHEKMVTGLINDLVNLAIEEKDHATNNFLQWFVEEQVEEEENAMELLAKAKLADGDNRLIYELNKELGERSPSED, translated from the coding sequence ATGGTATCTGAAAAAATGGAAAAAGCTTTAAATGGACAATTAAATGCTGAAGTTTACTCAGGATATTTGTATTTATCCATGGCGGCTTACTTTGAAGATGAAGATTTAGCAGGATTTGCTAACTGGATGAGAGTACAAGCAGAAGAAGAATTAGAACATGGAATGAAATTTTATGATTACATCATAAGAAGAGGAGCTTCTGTAACTTTAACTGCAATCGATGGACCTCAAACAGAATGGGATTCTCCATTGGCTGCATTTGAACATGTACTTGAACATGAAAAAATGGTAACCGGTCTTATTAATGACTTAGTTAACTTAGCAATTGAAGAAAAAGACCATGCTACCAACAACTTCTTGCAATGGTTTGTCGAAGAGCAAGTTGAAGAAGAAGAAAATGCAATGGAATTACTCGCTAAAGCTAAATTAGCTGATGGCGATAACAGATTAATCTATGAATTAAACAAAGAATTAGGTGAAAGATCACCTTCTGAAGACTAG
- a CDS encoding phenylacetate--CoA ligase family protein, with product MFWNEKIETMPREDLEELQLKKLQSTVKRAFDKIPYYNKKYSEIGVYPEDIETLKDIEKLPFITKDDLRESYPFGLFAVDIEEIKELHSSSGTTGKPVVSGYTEKDLDTWAETIARGLTMMGLDEGDILQNTHGYGMFTGGFGVHYGCHKIGAAIIPISTGQTRRQIEIMEDFGTTGLIFTPSYGIHLGEVAIEDGIDPKELGIKAIGFGAEMWTEEIRQKVQDIFGTKAYNIYGLTELMGPGVGVECEMQEGLHIPEDIYYPEIIDPNTGKTLGENTPGELVLTNLEREGMPVIRFRTKDLTKITYEKCGCGRTHARMSRITGRSDDMIKVKGVAIFPSQIEKALLKAGDVEPHYLIIVTRPGTLDEIEVKVEASQDIFFDGVKEMMAVQDKIGKSIENETGIRVKVTLVEPKTLPRFEGKAKRVIDKRNLH from the coding sequence ATGTTTTGGAATGAAAAGATTGAAACAATGCCAAGAGAAGATTTAGAAGAATTACAATTAAAAAAGCTTCAATCGACTGTCAAAAGAGCATTTGATAAAATACCTTATTATAATAAGAAATATAGTGAAATTGGAGTATATCCCGAAGACATAGAAACTTTAAAAGATATTGAAAAGTTACCTTTTATCACAAAAGATGATTTGAGAGAAAGTTACCCATTCGGATTGTTTGCAGTAGATATTGAAGAAATTAAGGAACTGCATTCATCATCAGGCACTACCGGAAAGCCTGTCGTATCCGGATATACCGAAAAGGATTTGGATACCTGGGCAGAAACCATTGCACGTGGATTGACAATGATGGGTCTTGACGAAGGAGACATTCTTCAAAATACACACGGATACGGAATGTTTACCGGCGGTTTTGGAGTTCACTACGGATGCCATAAAATAGGAGCTGCAATAATCCCTATTTCAACAGGTCAAACTCGCAGACAAATAGAAATAATGGAAGATTTCGGAACAACCGGCCTGATTTTTACACCATCTTACGGAATTCACTTGGGAGAAGTTGCAATTGAAGACGGAATTGATCCAAAAGAATTGGGAATCAAAGCCATCGGTTTTGGAGCTGAAATGTGGACAGAGGAAATCAGACAAAAAGTTCAGGACATCTTTGGCACAAAAGCCTATAATATTTATGGATTAACCGAATTGATGGGTCCGGGAGTTGGTGTTGAATGTGAAATGCAGGAAGGTTTGCACATTCCAGAAGACATTTACTATCCTGAAATTATAGACCCAAATACAGGTAAAACATTAGGTGAAAATACCCCCGGAGAACTCGTATTGACAAACCTTGAAAGAGAAGGAATGCCCGTTATTAGATTTAGAACTAAAGATTTAACCAAAATCACTTATGAAAAATGTGGATGTGGAAGAACACATGCAAGGATGAGTAGAATTACAGGTAGATCTGACGATATGATTAAAGTTAAGGGAGTAGCTATTTTCCCATCACAAATTGAAAAAGCATTGCTTAAAGCTGGTGATGTAGAGCCTCATTATTTAATTATAGTTACAAGACCTGGAACTTTAGACGAAATCGAAGTCAAAGTGGAAGCATCACAGGACATATTCTTTGACGGCGTGAAAGAAATGATGGCTGTTCAAGATAAAATCGGCAAATCAATTGAAAATGAAACAGGAATCAGGGTAAAAGTAACATTGGTAGAACCTAAAACATTACCTAGATTTGAAGGAAAAGCAAAAAGAGTTATTGATAAGAGAAACTTACATTAG
- a CDS encoding beta-ribofuranosylaminobenzene 5'-phosphate synthase, which produces MIIKAPSRIHMSLIDLNGSYRRIDGGIGLALAEPQFILEIQKRDDNLVTLEFSDNIDDDEAILECSEKIPTAAEKTRQHFNIEDGFNFIVHQTYPPHSGFGSGTQIAVSTAHLITETMGIEVESRELSSIVGRGGTSGIGTYTHDLGGFILDGGHSVEEKPGFLPSGASKAKPATLIARYDFPEEWKILIAIPKIEKHMNGQDEVNVFQDCCPIPRDEVEKVSHLILMNLVPFMLEKDIKNFGWAVSELQKVGFNKLEHSLDASYLPTMKAIEEAGAYGVGISSFGPVLYTIFDESNEDIVEKTKEIIGENGTVFVTKAQNHGFVIEK; this is translated from the coding sequence ATGATTATTAAAGCACCTTCAAGAATACATATGTCTCTCATTGATTTGAATGGGTCATATAGGAGAATCGATGGTGGAATTGGTTTGGCATTGGCTGAGCCTCAATTTATATTAGAAATTCAAAAAAGAGATGATAATTTAGTAACTCTTGAATTTTCAGACAATATTGATGATGATGAAGCGATTTTGGAATGCAGTGAGAAAATTCCAACAGCTGCTGAAAAAACAAGACAACATTTCAATATTGAAGACGGTTTTAATTTTATTGTTCATCAAACGTATCCTCCACATTCTGGATTTGGAAGTGGAACTCAAATTGCTGTTTCTACTGCTCATTTAATAACAGAAACAATGGGTATTGAAGTGGAAAGTAGAGAATTAAGCAGTATTGTTGGAAGAGGAGGAACCTCCGGAATCGGAACATATACTCATGATTTGGGTGGATTTATTTTAGATGGAGGTCATAGCGTTGAAGAAAAACCTGGATTTTTACCTTCAGGTGCTTCAAAGGCAAAACCTGCAACATTAATTGCAAGGTATGACTTTCCGGAAGAATGGAAAATTCTAATAGCCATTCCTAAAATAGAAAAACATATGAACGGTCAGGATGAGGTAAATGTTTTCCAGGACTGCTGTCCTATTCCAAGAGATGAAGTGGAAAAAGTATCTCATTTAATTTTAATGAATTTAGTACCATTTATGCTGGAAAAAGATATTAAAAACTTTGGATGGGCTGTAAGCGAACTTCAAAAAGTTGGTTTTAATAAGCTTGAACATTCACTTGATGCTTCATATTTACCAACAATGAAAGCCATTGAAGAAGCCGGTGCATATGGTGTAGGTATCTCTTCATTTGGACCGGTTTTATATACTATTTTCGATGAATCAAATGAAGACATAGTTGAAAAAACCAAAGAGATTATTGGTGAAAACGGTACTGTTTTTGTAACTAAAGCTCAAAATCATGGATTTGTTATTGAAAAATAA
- a CDS encoding adhesin has protein sequence MSYPDGPTDSAKVDSTKYDSKLIGENDLGSAYVHGPFGDVNSNVKIAYLIGMHPLESKSHRALFDKLTAKDDLKYCYYIYNINVNELDSETEGRKEGQLIAQEFIMPKIIDEKYDLFIDVHSNRGCHGPGDYQITNFIFAPGFDEKSSEYMNILIGEIDGVEYYAPEHRTSPPFITEPTSKAGIPTIVYECYSYEPMEVTYDLALKLINSIDNLIF, from the coding sequence ATGAGCTATCCTGACGGTCCAACTGACAGCGCTAAAGTTGACTCTACAAAATATGATTCTAAACTAATTGGCGAAAATGATTTGGGAAGTGCATATGTTCACGGTCCTTTTGGTGATGTAAATTCCAATGTAAAAATTGCTTATCTGATTGGAATGCATCCTCTTGAAAGTAAATCTCATAGGGCATTGTTTGACAAGCTAACAGCTAAAGATGACTTGAAATATTGTTATTATATCTACAATATTAATGTCAATGAATTGGATAGTGAAACTGAAGGGCGTAAGGAAGGCCAATTGATTGCTCAGGAATTTATAATGCCTAAAATAATTGATGAAAAATATGATCTTTTCATTGATGTTCACTCGAATAGGGGATGTCACGGCCCTGGCGATTATCAGATAACTAATTTTATTTTTGCACCAGGATTTGATGAAAAGTCATCCGAATATATGAATATACTTATTGGGGAAATTGATGGGGTTGAATATTATGCTCCGGAGCATAGGACAAGCCCTCCTTTTATAACAGAACCAACTTCCAAAGCGGGAATACCAACTATTGTATATGAATGCTATTCTTATGAACCGATGGAAGTTACATATGATTTAGCTTTAAAATTAATCAATTCCATAGACAATTTGATTTTTTAG